The Sabethes cyaneus chromosome 3, idSabCyanKW18_F2, whole genome shotgun sequence DNA window tgcctcccacggacagtaattCATGGCGGCAATgaattggaagtggttgataagttcgtatatttgggatctctggtcactgccTGTTGGTTCTtacaagtaaggagattcaacgacgcattcaacctGGAAGTCGAGCCTTCTTTACCTTCCGCATGACGCAtcaatcaaggagcatacgccgccgcataaacctgacgatgtacaaaaccctaatcagaccggtatACCGCGGTAGTCCTCTTCGGACTTAAgacggtaactttgcttacggaagacatacgtgcacttgtcgtATTGGAACGAAAGGTGTTTCCAGACTATtgttggcagagtacaaacggaaagaggagagtggcgtaggtgtatgaaccatgccttgcaggcactacttggagagattcccatcgtacaccttgcaaaagttgggagacaaTTAATTTAGGAAAGCCTTGAAGACTTCGATTGTACATTTTGATCAAACTCATTCTGATCAAAATGTTTattctgaattctgatcaaaCTGTTTGGTTAAAAGCATACTGGATCAGAATTCCCTTTCAGAATTGATTTAATCAAACTGTAAAATCTACTTGCTTGCATCGTCCGCACAGTTGCGGTTCTAAGAGCATATATCAGACCCGTGCAAGCACTAAGTCACGTTAGGTATGAAATCAGCGAAATGAACGACAGTACTGGTAGTAGGTCACGAAAGCATTCCGGCTCTAGTCACTTCGTTTAAGAAATCAGCCGAACCAGTTCAGTGATCTGCCACTATCACCGGATGGTGATTCAAACCAATTTTCTCAATCGTTTACAACCGGCAAAGTaaatatgaaaaagaaaaataaatgtaTGTTGTGAGTAACTTGTAACCGGCTCATAAAATTATCTGCGTATGAAGAATCGAAGCATTCTACAGACGAAGTTATCAAGTGCACACCACATGTTCTAACTATTCAAttgaaatagaattttggaAGTCGTTTCTACTATACTAATTACCGTAAAATAAGGACCAGTTGCTgttaaaagttgaaatttgCAGCTTTACTAAAAACTGCCCTGTATTTTGTAGCCTCGTCTGTAAAACGCTTAACAGCTGATTGGCTTAAACTGATTGGTCGCTAGTGGTACGATCGCGCGTGTCAACACGAATTTCCCAATCTCTTCCGTCGAATGGCAGAATTGGAACAGCAGCGGTACTGCTACCGTTTCGAGAACTTTTGCGAAGTCAATTAGCTTAAAAAACTTCGCCGTTCATGTAGTTTGTTGTTCCCTGAACATTAGCTGCAATCGGTTGCACTAATAACTGGTCACAGCGGAGTACCGCACACTCACTATGGCTggtcggatagatcactatcGCATGATCAGATTTATCTCGCGATTTCATTCACAAACTGCTGCATATATGCTGCGCGCAAATTTAGAATGCAAATTTATTCACTGTGCACTGTCACCAAACACACAGAACTGCTAGCGCGGAAATCTTGGTTCTGATAAAAGCCGTTCAATCATAGTAGGCAGCTTTACGCTATCAGATCATGATATAAGCATGTCGAGTAGCCATGATGATACATTGAGAGGTGGTTACATTTCTCTTTGCGTAAACGTCGAATTGTTCGTAATCAATAAGGTGTATTGCGCCTGATAATACACGATGCCTGACGACGAAGGATTGAAATTACTTAACCAGTCCGTAATACGGTTGTATTGCATGCACTGTGCAAGTCGATGTTCGCCTGAGAATTCCGTCTCATTGTTGACTTGCAATGTAGCCGCAGGTACAGCGCAAAAGGTGCGAAAGTGTTCAAGTGTACGGACACTTGACCGATGATCGGCGCGCGCGCCGTGAGGTTGGGTTGAACGGCTCCGGTCGAGAGGATCAGTATGTCAGTGATCGCTTGCAGCGTTGCATCGTTGATTGTTGATTGCAGTTTACTTTTTTTCCTGCCAAAGGTAGTAAAACGCAATGACGTCACACCGGCTCTGGCAGGTTGTATCGGTAATTGCGATCGTAACCATAATCGATCAAGGTGAGCTTTAAAGGTTAATTCCGTTGTGACGGTCCGTTGTTCTCAGTCGTGACTTTTTGTTTTATCGTTGTTAGGTGTTGTCGTGAGTGGTTTGGAGTGTCATTTCTGTATCGGAATCAACAGTTGCAACCGAACTGCAGAGGAAATCGAAACCATGACCTGCACGGAAGAGATCGTTCGCAGAACCAACGAATCGCTGGCCGGTTTTATGCCAACCCTCGTCTGGACGCAGGTGCTAAGCCGGGAAGAGTTTCAATGTGTTCACGTGAGGGCAACTTCTTTATCGGATATGAATTTTCTGTTTATACGAGGGTGCGTGTACTCGACCGTCAGTTCGATCAACTTTTGTGACTTGCGATACGCGAGCTTTCAAGGAACTCGGGAATGCCTGGCTTGCAACCATACCGATCGTTGCAACGATGTCATTTTCAGTGGTGGTGAACAAAATGTGATTAGTGTAATTACTATAGTTGTGACGGTATTCTGTTTAATAACTCATGCCTACCTCCGACTGAATGCATAATAAAGCATGTAATTTATTTCCTTTTCATTGACGTCTTTACGAAATGATTGAGCTGTGCGGGGCCCAGACTGTTGGAAGGAGTTTTACTATACATCTTGTGTCTTGTTTTGGTGAAGTATGCTTAAATCGGCAACACACCTTGCGTCGCGATAGTAATTATGATACTTGATCATTTGTCACGGGTCCATATAAAACACGATGAACAATTTTGAGACGTTTAGATTAACGGAAAAGTTTTAAATCGGAGCACAATTATCGAATGAGTACCTGTATTGACCGATCGTCTGGCTGATGGTCGGAATGTCAGGAATGTCTGAATGTTATCGTGGCCGCAGTTTACCCCACCCGAAACAATTGTAAGCACGCGTCAAAATGCATCACAGAAGTTTCTGTTTGTATAATTCAACTTCTGCTATTCTATGGTGGTTTCAAATAATTCCGATgccccacaaggcagtaatatgGGGTTTTTGCTGTTTTATTAGCTTTTATTACCAAACCACATATTTTTCCGCACATTTCACACCGACATTCTTCCCTTTACCGAGGCTCCGCTAGCGTACTGTTCGTCCTGAAAAATAACCAATCTCATGTAGTACCTGCCAGGGGCGAGCAGCGGTGGCAGGTGCGACATGGAGAGTTCGTACCCGTTGATGTGGTACTTGTCCTTCGGAAACGGACAGGTCCCTTTCGGAGGGAGGTTGGATTTTTCGCGGACGGCCTGCAGCACCGGAAAGTCCGAATTGTAGAAATCGCAAAACTTCTTCCTGCTTCGTCCTAACGGAAACAGGCTTCCATCGGCCCGTATCGATCCGAACTCCAGCATTGCTTCGTTCTGCTGGCCCAGGTTGCGCAGGATGATGAAATAGCCCGTCACTATTAGGCAATCGCGGCTTTTTTTGTATACGCGAAGCGTCCCGTAGTCGACCAGCGTCGGGTCCGATTCCGGATCCGGTAGAAAAGATTCCAGTTCTACTTCGAACGGCTTGAAGTTGTGGTAGAAGAATGTTGGAAATTTCAACGTAAAGTTAAGGTATTCGAGTACTAACTATAATTTGGATGATGCAGGAGAAAATCAGGATTATAACTAACCGGACTGTTGCACTTGGAAACATGGTTGACACTGAGCATGCAATAGTAATACACGTAATTGAGATTTAGAATTATGAGGCACCTTTGAGTCACGCAAGTTTATAATCTAGTTCTAGATTACTGCAACTGCAACACTGACAAATTATTGTAATTAATGTTGATGGTAATTGTTGTAACGGGAAAGGATTGGCGAGAATTTATTTCTTCTCCGAAAGAAGAAAGTATTCGATAAATGGAGTGATCTCAGTTGGTGATGAAAAAAACTACTTCAAATTTTCTTTA harbors:
- the LOC128739276 gene encoding uncharacterized protein LOC128739276; this translates as MLSVNHVSKCNSPLVLEYLNFTLKFPTFFYHNFKPFEVELESFLPDPESDPTLVDYGTLRVYKKSRDCLIVTGYFIILRNLGQQNEAMLEFGSIRADGSLFPLGRSRKKFCDFYNSDFPVLQAVREKSNLPPKGTCPFPKDKYHINGYELSMSHLPPLLAPGRYYMRLVIFQDEQYASGASVKGRMSV